The genomic region CCACGATCACCGACGCCAGCCGGCTGCTGATCAAGACCGGCGTCAGCGAAAGCCAGATCGGAAAGCTGAGCAGGGGACAAATTGTCGAGGTCAGCCATCCGGACCTGGAGACCCCTGTCAAAGGCACTGTGAGGGGTTTTGGGATCAGCCCCCTGGTTGGTTCCGCCACCTACCCGATCGAGATCGAGCTCGCCAACACACGCTCCCTGCTGCCCGGCATGGTGGTTTCCGCCAGGATCCTCACCAACCGTTACAAAGGCCTGCTCTACACTTCGATCACCAACTTTTCCAACGAGTTTGGCTCATACTACGCCTATGTGATAGACTCTGAAAACAAGGCCCATCGGAGAAAAGTGGAGCTGGGCAGGATGATCGGCGAAAACGCCCTGATCAAATCCGGCCTGGAGCTTGGAGACCTGATCGTGACCAGCGGAGCGGAAAACCTGGAGGAAGGCAGAAGCGTGGAGATCAGGAACTGACTATGAAAGTGGCTGAAACTTCGATTAAGTATTCGATCCTGATCAACCTTCTGGTGATCGCGATCGTGATCCTCGGCCTGACCTCGATGGTCAGCCTGCCCCGGGAGGAATTTCCCGCCGTGGAATTTGGCCGCGTCATCGTGATCGTGGTCTATCCCGGCGTTTCGCCCGAAGAGGTGGAACAGCTTGTCACCAGCCGGATCGAGACCGAGCTGGCGGACCTGGACGGCCTGGATTACCTGGAAAGCTTTTCCGAGGAAGGGCGGTCCCTGGTCAGCGTCGTGTTCGACACCAATGTCAGCTCCGAAGAGGCCTATGACCTGGTTTCCCGCGAGATGACCAAGATCACGGACCTCCCGGACGACGCCTTCGATCCTGTCATCATCCGCCTGAGCATGCGGGAACTCAATCCCATCGCGCAAGTGGTTGTCAGCGGGGATTTCACTCCTCTGGCGCTGCGCGAGGTGGCGGACGACCTTAAGGACGGCATCCTCAAGATCGACAACGTCTCCAAGGCCGAACTGGTGGGCGCCCGCGACCGGCAGATCTGGGTGGACGTCGACCAGGCCAGGATCGATGCCTACGGGATCGGCCTGGCGGACATCTCCGGCCTCCTGCAAGGACGGAACCTGAACATCCCCGGCGGCGTCACCAAATATGGCAAAACAGAATTCCTGGTGCGCACCCTCGGCCAGTTCAACTCCATCGAGGAGATCGGCCGGATGATCGTCCAATCAGACCCCAGCGGCCGGGCGATCCGGATCTCGGATGTGGCCGCGGTCCGGGACACCCTGGAAAAAACCCAGACCCTCGCGAAGCTGAACGGCAAGGAGGGGATCAGCATCTTCATCTACAAAAAGGGCGACGGCAACATCATCAAGGTGATGGAAGAGGTGCGGGCCTTCATTGCCAGATTTGAAGAACGAGTCCCGGCAGCCGACATCAGCGTCCGCAACGACGGCTCCATCGATGTCAAAAACGGGATCGGGGCCCTCAGTTCCAGTGCCCTCAAGGGCATCATCCTCGTGTTCCTTTCCCTGCTGATCTTTCTGGGCTGGCGCAACGCCGTCTTCGCCTCCATCGGGATACCACTTTCCATCCTCATCACCTTCATCGTGATACCCTTCCTGGATATCACCCTGAACAACCTCACCATCTTTGGCTTCATCATCGTGGTCGGCATGGTGGTGGACAATTCCATCGTGGTGCTGGAAAACATCCATCGCCACCGGGAAATGGGGCAGGACCACAAAACCTCCATCATCGAGGGCGTAAATCAGGTCATATCCCCGGTTTTTGCCTCTTCGCTGACCACCATCGCCGCCTTCATGCCCATGCTCCTGACCGGCGGGATCATGGGACAGTTCCTTTCCGTGTTTCCCATCGTCGTTTCCATCGCCCTGCTGGGCTCATGGTTCCAGTCCATGGTCATCCTGCCCACGAACGTCTATCAGTTCGGACGCGGCCTGCCAACCGGCGAAGACCGCACCACGCGGCTGATCAAGCCTCTGATCGATCTCTACCGCAAGATCGTGACCAAGGCGCTGCGCCATCGCGGTTTGGTGATCGCGGGCGTTGTAGTGCTGCTCTTCATCTCGATCGGCATCCTCATGAGCGGCGCCATCCGCTTCGAATTCTTCCCCAGCGCGCTTTCGCAAACCATTGCCCTGGAGCTGACTACGCCAGTCGGCACCTCCCTGGAGGAGACGAACAGGGTGGTCAGCCAGGTCGAGGAGTTCATCCTGAACATGAAGCAGAAGGAAGACATCGAATATGTGGTCAGCAATGTCGGATCCCTCAGCAGCGAGGGAATCAGGGAAAACAAGACCTCGAACGCGGCCGTCAACATCGACCTGGTGGACCTCAAAGAGATGAAATTCTCGCAAGAGGAGATCAAAGCTGAGATCCGCGAATTCCTCAAGACCCTGCCCGGCCTCTACACCTACAAATTCGGCCAATCCCAGGCCGGGCCTCCGATCGGCAAGGATGTGGACATCCGCATCAAAGGCGAGAACATCGAGCGCCTCGTCTACATCAGCGCCGTGGTCAAAGCCAGCCTGGCCAAGATCCCCGGAGTCGTGGACATCGACGACAGCTATGACGAAGGCAAGATGGAAGCCAGGATCTTCCTGGACCAGGAAAAGCTCTCCCTGTACAGCCTGACGGCGGCTCAGGTGGCTTCCACGATCCGCATGGCCAGCACGGGCAGCGAAGTCACCCAATTCCGCGGCAATGGCGCGGATGAGATCCCCATCCTGGTCAAGCTGGACGACCGCTACACCCAGGACATGGAAAACCTCAAAGACCTCAAGATCCGCTCCCGGACCGGCGCCCTGATCTCGATCCGCGATCTGGCCAGCTTCGAGATCGGCAGCAGCATCTCCCGCATCACCCATTACGACGGAGACCGCACCCTGTCCGTGACCGCGGCCGTGGCTGAATATGAGCAGAACGGCAAAAAACAGAAACGGACGACTTCCGAAGTCGTGACAGCCCTCATGGGCGACCGGCTGCGCGGCACCAAGGGGGCATTTTCCAACTTCGCACAGCGCTTTCCAGGCTATACGATGGAATTCGGCGGCATCCAGGAAGAGCAGAACAAGGCCTACAGCTCGCTCGGCTTCGGTTTCCTGATCGCCCTGCTGGCCATCTTCACCATCCTCGCCTCCCAGTTCAAAAGCTATGTCCAGCCCTTCATCGTGATGATGACCATCCCCTTCGCCTTCATCGGGGTGATCTTCGGGCTCCTGGTAACGGGGCTGTCCTTTTCCCTGAACACCATGCTCTCCGTGGTCGCCCTGGCAGGAGTGGTGGTCAACAACGCCATCCTGCTCATCGACTTCATCAATTCGGAACGGGATAAGGGGGTCGACCGCTGGCACGCCATCATCAACAGCGGTTCAGCCCGCCTGCGCCCCATCCTTCTCACCACCGCCACCACCACCGCGGGCATGCTGCCCCTGGTCTTTTCCACCGATCCCTCTTCACAGGCCTGGCGGCCCCTGGCTGTGAGCTTCACCTTCGGGCTCCTCTTCGCCTCGCTGATCACCCTGTTCATCATCCCCGTGATCTACAGCGCCGTGGATTCCTTCTTCGGAAAGCTGCACATGACCCGCTTCAAGGAACACAGCAAATTCAAGGAAGCGATCATCAATGGGGATGGCGGAAATTAAAGTGTCAAACAAGGAGAAACGCCCATGGATCTGAGATTTGCCGCCCTGGCATTGCTGCTCGTTCTTCTGGCCTTGCCGGCGCAATCCGCCACGGTGAGCGGATTCGTGACCCGCGAGGACAGCGGGGAGCCGATGCAGTATGTGAACGTGCTGGTCTCAGGCACCAGGATCGGCGGCCAGACAAACAAACTGGGCTATTATGTCCTGAATCTGAACCAGCCCGGTAACTATGTACTCGATTTCACGCTGGTTTCCTACCTCAAAAAAAGCGTCCCCATCACGATCGGAAGATTGGGTGAGGATGTCACGGTGAACGTGCGGCTGGCCAAGAGTTCCGTGGAGCTGAGCAAGGTGGTGGTGACCGCGCATGCCGAGGCC from Candidatus Syntrophosphaera sp. harbors:
- a CDS encoding efflux RND transporter permease subunit, whose amino-acid sequence is MKVAETSIKYSILINLLVIAIVILGLTSMVSLPREEFPAVEFGRVIVIVVYPGVSPEEVEQLVTSRIETELADLDGLDYLESFSEEGRSLVSVVFDTNVSSEEAYDLVSREMTKITDLPDDAFDPVIIRLSMRELNPIAQVVVSGDFTPLALREVADDLKDGILKIDNVSKAELVGARDRQIWVDVDQARIDAYGIGLADISGLLQGRNLNIPGGVTKYGKTEFLVRTLGQFNSIEEIGRMIVQSDPSGRAIRISDVAAVRDTLEKTQTLAKLNGKEGISIFIYKKGDGNIIKVMEEVRAFIARFEERVPAADISVRNDGSIDVKNGIGALSSSALKGIILVFLSLLIFLGWRNAVFASIGIPLSILITFIVIPFLDITLNNLTIFGFIIVVGMVVDNSIVVLENIHRHREMGQDHKTSIIEGVNQVISPVFASSLTTIAAFMPMLLTGGIMGQFLSVFPIVVSIALLGSWFQSMVILPTNVYQFGRGLPTGEDRTTRLIKPLIDLYRKIVTKALRHRGLVIAGVVVLLFISIGILMSGAIRFEFFPSALSQTIALELTTPVGTSLEETNRVVSQVEEFILNMKQKEDIEYVVSNVGSLSSEGIRENKTSNAAVNIDLVDLKEMKFSQEEIKAEIREFLKTLPGLYTYKFGQSQAGPPIGKDVDIRIKGENIERLVYISAVVKASLAKIPGVVDIDDSYDEGKMEARIFLDQEKLSLYSLTAAQVASTIRMASTGSEVTQFRGNGADEIPILVKLDDRYTQDMENLKDLKIRSRTGALISIRDLASFEIGSSISRITHYDGDRTLSVTAAVAEYEQNGKKQKRTTSEVVTALMGDRLRGTKGAFSNFAQRFPGYTMEFGGIQEEQNKAYSSLGFGFLIALLAIFTILASQFKSYVQPFIVMMTIPFAFIGVIFGLLVTGLSFSLNTMLSVVALAGVVVNNAILLIDFINSERDKGVDRWHAIINSGSARLRPILLTTATTTAGMLPLVFSTDPSSQAWRPLAVSFTFGLLFASLITLFIIPVIYSAVDSFFGKLHMTRFKEHSKFKEAIINGDGGN